One genomic region from Streptomyces sp. Li-HN-5-11 encodes:
- a CDS encoding TIGR03960 family B12-binding radical SAM protein — protein MPAEAAEAVESVFPQLEALLPHVQKPIQYVGGELNSTVKPWESCDVRWALMYPDAYEVGLPNQGVMILYEVLNEQQGVLAERTYSVWPDLEALMREHGVPQFTVDSHRPVKAFDVFGLSFSTELGYTNMLTALDLAGIPLEARDRTLDDPIVLAGGHAAFNPEPIADFIDCAVIGDGEQAVLEITGIVRAWKAEGRPGGREELLLRLAKTGGVYVPGFYDVEYLPDGRIGRVVPNRSGVPWRVSKHTVMDLDEWPYPKQPLVPLAETVHERMSVEIFRGCTRGCRFCQAGMITRPVRERSITGIGDMVDKGLKATGFEEVGLLSLSSADHSEIGDIAKGLADRYEDDKIGLSLPSTRVDAFNIDLANELTRNGRRSGLTFAPEGGSERIRKVINKMVSEEDLIRTVATAYGNGWRQVKLYFMCGLPTETDEDVLQIADMATRVIAKGREVSRSNDIRCTVSIGGFVPKPHTPFQWAPQLSAEETDARLEKLRDKIRGDKKYGRSIGFRYHDGKPGIVEGLLSRGDRRVGAIIRAVYDDGGRFDGWREHFSYDRWMACADKALAPYGVDVDWYTTRERGYEEVLPWDHLDSGLDKDWLWEDWQDALDETEVEDCRWTPCFDCGVCPAMDTTIQIGPTGKKLLPLTVKKSSATS, from the coding sequence ATGCCTGCCGAAGCCGCCGAGGCAGTCGAGTCTGTGTTCCCGCAGCTCGAAGCACTGCTCCCGCACGTGCAGAAGCCGATCCAGTACGTCGGCGGAGAGCTCAACTCCACGGTCAAGCCCTGGGAGTCCTGCGACGTCCGCTGGGCGCTGATGTACCCGGACGCCTACGAGGTCGGCCTGCCCAACCAGGGCGTCATGATCCTCTACGAGGTCCTCAACGAGCAGCAGGGAGTCCTCGCCGAGCGCACCTACAGCGTGTGGCCCGACCTGGAGGCACTGATGCGGGAGCACGGCGTCCCGCAGTTCACGGTCGACAGCCACCGCCCCGTGAAGGCCTTCGACGTGTTCGGCCTGTCCTTCTCCACGGAGCTGGGCTACACGAACATGCTCACGGCCCTGGACCTGGCCGGCATTCCCCTGGAGGCCCGGGACCGCACGCTCGACGACCCGATCGTGCTGGCCGGCGGCCACGCGGCCTTCAACCCCGAGCCGATCGCGGACTTCATCGACTGCGCGGTCATCGGCGACGGCGAGCAGGCGGTGCTGGAGATCACCGGCATCGTCCGCGCCTGGAAGGCGGAGGGCCGCCCCGGCGGCCGCGAGGAACTGCTGCTCCGCCTGGCGAAGACCGGCGGGGTCTACGTACCCGGCTTCTACGACGTCGAGTACCTCCCCGACGGCCGTATCGGCCGAGTGGTGCCCAACAGGTCGGGCGTCCCGTGGCGCGTGTCCAAGCACACGGTGATGGACCTGGACGAGTGGCCCTACCCCAAGCAGCCACTGGTGCCGCTCGCGGAGACGGTCCACGAGCGCATGTCGGTGGAGATCTTCCGCGGCTGCACACGAGGCTGCCGCTTCTGCCAGGCCGGCATGATCACCCGCCCGGTGCGCGAGCGCTCCATCACCGGCATCGGCGACATGGTCGACAAGGGCCTGAAGGCGACGGGCTTCGAGGAGGTCGGGCTGCTGTCGCTGTCCAGCGCCGACCACAGCGAGATCGGCGACATCGCCAAGGGACTGGCGGACCGCTACGAGGACGACAAGATCGGCCTCTCGCTCCCGTCGACCCGTGTGGACGCCTTCAACATCGACCTGGCGAACGAGCTGACGCGCAACGGCCGCCGCTCGGGCCTGACCTTCGCCCCGGAGGGCGGCTCGGAACGCATCCGCAAGGTCATCAACAAGATGGTCTCGGAAGAGGACCTGATCAGGACGGTCGCCACGGCGTACGGCAACGGCTGGCGCCAGGTGAAGCTGTACTTCATGTGCGGCCTGCCGACGGAGACCGATGAGGACGTCCTGCAGATCGCCGACATGGCGACCAGGGTCATCGCCAAGGGCCGCGAGGTCTCCCGGTCGAACGACATCCGCTGCACGGTCTCCATCGGCGGCTTCGTCCCCAAGCCCCACACCCCCTTCCAGTGGGCCCCGCAGCTGTCGGCCGAGGAGACGGACGCGCGCCTGGAGAAGCTCCGGGACAAGATCCGCGGCGACAAGAAGTACGGCCGCTCCATCGGCTTCCGCTACCACGACGGCAAGCCCGGCATCGTCGAGGGCCTGCTGTCGCGCGGTGACCGCCGGGTGGGCGCGATCATCCGCGCCGTCTACGACGACGGGGGCCGCTTCGACGGCTGGCGCGAGCACTTCTCCTACGACCGCTGGATGGCCTGCGCGGACAAGGCACTGGCGCCCTACGGCGTGGACGTCGACTGGTACACCACCCGCGAGCGCGGCTACGAGGAGGTCCTCCCCTGGGACCACCTGGACTCGGGCCTGGACAAGGACTGGCTCTGGGAGGACTGGCAGGACGCCCTCGACGAGACAGAGGTCGAGGACTGCCGCTGGACGCCCTGCTTCGACTGCGGCGTATGTCCCGCCATGGACACGACAATCCAGATCGGTCCGACCGGCAAGAAGCTGCTGCCGCTGACGGTCAAGAAGTCGTCCGCGACCAGCTGA
- a CDS encoding CYTH and CHAD domain-containing protein has protein sequence MAATKREIERKYESDDSGLPDLTGVGPVAAVLDKGVAELDAVYYDTADERLAADGLTLRRRTGGSDAGWHLKFPVAPGVRDEVQAPLSDTVPPDLAGLVRSRVRDTELRPLVRLRSVRDVSHLVDADGTLLAEVSVDAVRAERLTGEGGSAQWTEIEVELADGGDPAFLDTVEKRLRKAGVRPSASASKLARAMAETAPPGHARPEERPDPVTAGDHVLAYLRAQRNALVELDPAVRRDVYDSVHRMRVATRRARSALRTYATVLDRAVTDPLAAELKWLGGELGVDRDQEVLTERLTTDLATLPGPLVTGPVHTRLDTWSRARRGGSRRRLVAVLDGPRYLALLDALDALLTGPPLRPAAARKPSKVITKAVRKDFASLAALLEQALDLPPGHDRDLALHEARKRAKRTRYAAEAAAPALGDPAAGLVKAAKQLQSLLGDHQDSVMAREALRELAGQAHAAGESSFTYGLLYGREEQRAAAVEDELPGAWRTIRDQTAI, from the coding sequence ATGGCGGCCACCAAGCGCGAGATCGAGCGGAAGTACGAGTCCGACGACAGCGGGCTGCCCGACCTGACCGGTGTCGGCCCCGTCGCGGCCGTCCTCGACAAGGGCGTCGCCGAACTGGACGCCGTCTACTACGACACCGCCGACGAACGCCTCGCCGCCGACGGGCTCACCCTCCGCCGCCGCACCGGAGGCTCCGACGCGGGCTGGCACCTGAAGTTCCCGGTCGCCCCCGGCGTACGCGACGAGGTCCAGGCCCCCCTCTCCGACACCGTGCCTCCCGACCTCGCCGGGCTCGTCCGCTCCCGCGTCCGCGACACCGAGCTGCGGCCACTGGTCCGCCTCCGCTCCGTGCGCGACGTCAGCCACCTCGTCGACGCCGACGGCACCCTGCTCGCCGAGGTCAGCGTCGACGCCGTGCGCGCCGAACGGCTCACCGGCGAGGGCGGCTCCGCCCAGTGGACCGAGATCGAGGTCGAACTGGCCGACGGTGGCGATCCCGCCTTCCTCGACACGGTCGAGAAACGGCTGCGGAAAGCGGGCGTACGCCCCTCCGCCAGCGCCTCCAAACTGGCGCGGGCCATGGCCGAGACCGCGCCGCCAGGGCACGCGCGCCCCGAAGAGCGGCCGGACCCCGTCACGGCCGGCGACCACGTCCTGGCCTACCTCCGCGCCCAGCGGAACGCCCTGGTCGAGCTCGACCCCGCCGTGCGGCGGGACGTGTACGACTCCGTCCACCGCATGCGCGTCGCCACCCGCCGCGCCCGCAGCGCCCTGCGCACCTACGCCACGGTCCTGGACCGCGCCGTCACCGACCCGCTCGCCGCCGAACTGAAGTGGCTCGGCGGCGAACTCGGCGTCGACCGCGACCAGGAAGTCCTCACCGAACGCCTCACCACGGACCTCGCCACCCTGCCCGGGCCCCTCGTCACGGGCCCCGTGCACACCCGCCTGGACACCTGGTCGCGGGCCCGGCGCGGCGGATCACGCCGCCGCCTCGTCGCCGTACTCGACGGCCCCCGCTACCTCGCCCTGCTCGACGCGCTCGACGCGCTGCTCACCGGCCCGCCGCTGCGCCCGGCGGCCGCCCGAAAGCCGTCCAAGGTGATCACCAAGGCCGTACGGAAGGACTTCGCGTCCCTGGCCGCCCTGCTCGAACAGGCCCTGGACCTGCCACCCGGCCACGACCGCGACCTCGCCCTGCACGAGGCCCGCAAGAGGGCCAAGCGCACCCGGTACGCCGCCGAGGCCGCCGCCCCCGCCCTCGGTGACCCGGCCGCCGGCCTGGTGAAGGCGGCGAAGCAGCTGCAGAGCCTCCTCGGCGACCACCAGGACAGCGTCATGGCCCGCGAGGCCCTGCGCGAGCTCGCCGGCCAGGCGCATGCGGCGGGGGAGAGCTCCTTCACCTACGGCCTGCTGTACGGCAGGGAGGAACAGCGCGCCGCGGCCGTCGAGGACGAGCTGCCCGGGGCCTGGCGGACCATCCGGGACCAGACGGCGATCTGA
- the rodA gene encoding rod shape-determining protein RodA yields MTGANGFSVSGYGPRRAGWTRLLARDSVARRLDWPILLSALALSAIGSALVFSATRNRTEINQGDPYYFLIRHIMNTGIGLALMIGTIWLGHRALRNAVPILYGLSLFGVLLVLTPLGATINGNRNWIVLGGGFSLQPSEFVKITIILGMAMLLAARVDAGDKKYPDHRTVVQSLALAAVPIMVVLLMPDLGTVLVLLTIILGVLLASGASNRWVFGLLAAGVVGCIAVWQLHILDQYQINRFAAFANPSLDPAGVGYNTNQARIAIGSGGLTGAGLFHGSQTTGQFVPEQQTDFVFTVAGEELGFAGAGLIIVLLGVVLWRACRIARETTELYGTIVAAGIVAWFAFQSFENIGMTLGIMPVTGLPLPFVSYGGSSMFAVWVAVGLLQSIRVQRPMSA; encoded by the coding sequence ATGACCGGCGCGAACGGTTTCTCCGTCTCCGGCTACGGTCCCCGGCGAGCCGGCTGGACGCGGCTCCTCGCCCGCGACTCCGTGGCCCGCCGACTGGACTGGCCGATACTGCTGTCGGCGCTCGCGCTGTCCGCGATCGGCTCCGCCCTCGTCTTCTCGGCCACCCGCAACCGCACCGAGATCAACCAGGGCGATCCGTACTACTTCCTGATCCGGCACATCATGAACACCGGCATCGGGCTCGCCCTGATGATCGGCACCATCTGGCTCGGCCACCGCGCCCTGCGCAACGCCGTGCCGATCCTCTACGGCCTCTCCCTCTTCGGTGTGCTGCTGGTCCTCACCCCGCTCGGCGCCACCATCAACGGCAACCGCAACTGGATCGTCCTCGGCGGCGGCTTCTCCCTCCAGCCCTCGGAGTTCGTGAAGATCACGATCATCCTGGGCATGGCGATGCTGCTCGCGGCCCGGGTCGACGCCGGCGACAAGAAGTACCCCGACCACCGCACCGTGGTGCAGTCCCTGGCCCTGGCCGCCGTGCCGATCATGGTCGTGCTGCTCATGCCCGACCTCGGCACGGTCCTGGTCCTGCTGACGATCATCCTGGGCGTGCTGCTCGCCTCCGGCGCCTCCAACCGCTGGGTCTTCGGCCTGCTCGCGGCCGGCGTCGTCGGCTGCATCGCCGTCTGGCAGCTGCACATCCTGGACCAGTACCAGATCAACCGCTTCGCCGCCTTCGCCAACCCCAGCCTCGACCCGGCCGGTGTCGGCTACAACACCAACCAGGCCCGCATCGCCATCGGCTCCGGCGGCCTGACCGGCGCCGGCCTCTTCCACGGCTCCCAGACCACGGGCCAGTTCGTCCCCGAACAGCAGACGGACTTCGTGTTCACGGTGGCCGGCGAGGAACTCGGCTTCGCCGGAGCCGGCCTGATCATCGTGCTGCTGGGCGTCGTCCTGTGGCGCGCCTGCCGCATCGCCCGCGAGACCACCGAGCTGTACGGCACGATCGTCGCCGCCGGGATCGTCGCCTGGTTCGCCTTCCAGTCGTTCGAGAACATCGGCATGACCCTCGGCATCATGCCGGTCACCGGCCTGCCCCTGCCGTTCGTCTCCTACGGCGGCTCGTCGATGTTCGCGGTGTGGGTGGCAGTGGGACTGCTGCAGTCGATCAGAGTGCAACGGCCGATGTCGGCCTAG
- the mrdA gene encoding penicillin-binding protein 2, whose translation MTNIPETGRTPRVQTRLVVIQILVLSLLGTLGGRLWYLQIREGAQYQKEASGNHVQQVVQPAVRGDILDARGVPLADNETRLVVSASRTDLLKQKDGGKAVLTKLAGVIGMDPKEVLQKVRLCDAKTPQPCWNGSPYQPIPITDKATPRQALQIRERSEDFPGITAEPEAVRRYPGPGKSNTAQVLGYLSPVTDDEIQQAKNSSSPYLRSDMVGRSGLERQYDRELRGKAGVTRYEVDNLGRVIGKAKSDAAEPGSNLVTSIDSRVQRVAENELDKAMKAARQQFDNVTGKYYKADSGAVVVMEAKTGRIVAMASAPTYDPNVWVGGISAKDYKALTGKDSDYPLLNRAIQGQAAPGSTFKVVSTAAAVNAGYPWDGGYPCTSSYSVGGQVFKNFEGENFGDISLGRALEVSCDTVFYGLADREWKKDGGINPKKGQPKDYFFKTAHQFGLGKETGVDLPNEVTGRVPDRQWKLNYWKANKDAWCKTGKKNGSYVERIAYENCLEGNKMREGDEINYSIGQGDTLVTPIQEAMIYGAVANGGTEYVPTIGKAIISPDGKSVQEIKPKVKSRLPVSQATLKGMDDAFAGVITRGTAAWKFGGWPQNKIPLHGKTGTAEVYGKQTTSWLATYSKDYTVIMTIAQAGTGSGASGEAVRNIYSALYGVQADGSIDNKKALLPTPQKSLPKIQPDGSITAEKVPADPAKDQEASQQATQQGDTTPNGQQTPATTPSPPTGNRNTRRRPRTRGSRRMLT comes from the coding sequence ATGACCAACATTCCCGAGACCGGCCGGACCCCACGCGTCCAGACCCGCCTCGTCGTCATCCAGATCCTCGTCCTCTCCCTGCTCGGCACCCTCGGCGGCCGCCTGTGGTACCTCCAGATCCGCGAGGGCGCCCAGTACCAGAAGGAAGCCTCCGGCAACCACGTCCAGCAGGTCGTCCAGCCGGCCGTGCGCGGCGACATCCTGGACGCGCGCGGCGTCCCGCTCGCCGACAACGAGACCCGGCTGGTTGTCTCCGCCTCCCGCACCGACCTGCTGAAGCAGAAGGACGGCGGCAAAGCGGTCCTCACCAAGCTCGCCGGTGTGATCGGCATGGACCCCAAGGAGGTCCTGCAGAAGGTCCGGCTGTGCGACGCCAAGACCCCGCAGCCCTGCTGGAACGGTTCGCCCTACCAGCCGATCCCCATCACCGACAAGGCCACCCCCCGCCAGGCCCTGCAGATCCGCGAACGCTCCGAGGACTTCCCCGGCATCACCGCCGAACCCGAGGCCGTGCGCCGCTACCCCGGCCCGGGCAAGTCCAACACCGCCCAGGTCCTCGGCTACCTCTCCCCGGTCACCGACGACGAGATCCAGCAGGCCAAGAACAGCTCCTCGCCCTACCTGCGCTCCGACATGGTCGGCCGTTCCGGCCTGGAGCGCCAGTACGACAGGGAGCTGCGCGGCAAGGCCGGCGTCACCCGCTACGAGGTGGACAACCTCGGCCGGGTCATCGGCAAGGCCAAGTCCGACGCCGCCGAACCCGGCTCCAACCTCGTCACCAGCATCGACTCCCGCGTCCAGCGGGTCGCCGAGAACGAGCTGGACAAGGCGATGAAAGCCGCCCGCCAGCAGTTCGACAACGTCACCGGCAAGTACTACAAGGCCGACTCCGGCGCCGTCGTCGTCATGGAGGCCAAGACCGGCCGGATCGTCGCGATGGCCTCGGCACCGACGTACGACCCGAACGTCTGGGTGGGCGGCATCTCCGCCAAGGACTACAAGGCGCTCACCGGCAAGGACTCCGACTACCCGCTGCTCAACAGGGCCATACAGGGTCAGGCGGCGCCCGGCTCCACCTTCAAGGTGGTCTCCACGGCCGCCGCGGTCAACGCCGGCTACCCCTGGGACGGCGGCTACCCCTGCACCAGCTCCTACTCCGTGGGCGGCCAGGTCTTCAAGAACTTCGAGGGCGAGAACTTCGGCGACATCTCCCTCGGCCGCGCCCTGGAGGTCTCCTGCGACACCGTCTTCTACGGCCTCGCCGACCGGGAGTGGAAGAAGGACGGCGGCATCAACCCCAAGAAGGGCCAGCCGAAGGACTACTTCTTCAAGACGGCCCACCAGTTCGGCCTCGGCAAGGAGACCGGCGTCGACCTGCCCAACGAGGTCACCGGCCGCGTCCCCGACCGCCAGTGGAAGCTCAACTACTGGAAGGCCAACAAGGACGCCTGGTGCAAGACCGGCAAGAAGAACGGCAGTTACGTCGAGCGGATCGCCTACGAGAACTGCCTCGAAGGCAACAAGATGCGCGAGGGTGACGAGATCAACTACTCCATCGGCCAGGGCGACACCCTCGTCACCCCGATCCAGGAGGCGATGATCTACGGCGCCGTCGCCAACGGCGGCACCGAGTACGTCCCGACCATCGGCAAGGCGATCATCAGCCCCGACGGCAAGAGCGTCCAGGAGATCAAGCCGAAGGTGAAGAGCAGGCTGCCGGTCAGCCAGGCCACCCTCAAGGGCATGGACGACGCCTTCGCGGGCGTCATCACCCGCGGTACCGCCGCCTGGAAGTTCGGCGGCTGGCCGCAGAACAAGATCCCGCTGCACGGCAAGACCGGTACCGCCGAGGTCTACGGCAAGCAGACCACCTCGTGGCTCGCCACGTACTCCAAGGACTACACGGTCATCATGACCATCGCCCAGGCCGGTACCGGCTCCGGCGCCTCCGGTGAGGCCGTGCGCAACATCTACAGCGCCCTCTACGGCGTCCAGGCCGACGGCTCCATCGACAACAAGAAGGCCCTGCTGCCCACCCCGCAGAAGAGCCTGCCGAAGATCCAGCCCGACGGCAGCATCACCGCCGAGAAGGTCCCGGCCGACCCGGCCAAGGACCAGGAGGCCTCCCAGCAGGCCACCCAGCAGGGCGACACCACCCCGAACGGGCAGCAGACGCCCGCGACCACACCGTCGCCCCCGACGGGCAACCGCAACACCCGCAGACGACCGCGCACGAGGGGAAGCCGGAGGATGCTCACATGA
- the mreD gene encoding rod shape-determining protein MreD: MRLNRILLSTALVVVALVIQVSVLSRLHLPGAVPDLLLLTVLGLAMVYGHVGGALIGFGAGLLADLSPPADHAAGRYALVLCVIGYLAGLIKPETGQVKSATGPMAVVVAAAIGSTLLYAGVGALVGDTAARHVGLVGLLISAAVYDLLLAPFVVPVIMALARRTDNDPLAETTSASKKATDISSGWLSSGTGLRVGGQRGALGGLKVRARTRSTRVGRIKGVKRL; encoded by the coding sequence ATGCGCCTCAACCGGATCCTGCTCTCCACCGCGCTGGTCGTCGTCGCCCTGGTGATCCAGGTGAGCGTCCTGTCCCGGCTGCACCTGCCCGGTGCCGTCCCCGACCTGCTGCTGCTCACCGTCCTCGGCCTGGCCATGGTCTACGGCCACGTCGGCGGCGCCCTCATCGGCTTCGGCGCCGGCCTGCTCGCCGACCTCTCCCCGCCCGCCGACCACGCCGCCGGCCGCTACGCCCTCGTGCTGTGCGTCATCGGCTACCTGGCCGGACTCATCAAGCCCGAGACCGGCCAGGTCAAGTCGGCCACCGGCCCCATGGCCGTGGTCGTCGCCGCCGCCATCGGCTCCACCCTGCTGTACGCCGGCGTCGGCGCCCTCGTCGGCGACACCGCCGCCCGCCACGTCGGCCTGGTCGGCCTGCTGATCTCGGCCGCCGTGTACGACCTGCTGCTCGCCCCCTTCGTCGTCCCGGTGATCATGGCCCTGGCCCGCCGCACCGACAACGACCCCCTCGCCGAGACCACCTCCGCGTCGAAGAAGGCCACCGACATCTCCTCCGGCTGGCTCTCCTCCGGCACCGGCCTGCGCGTCGGCGGCCAGCGCGGCGCGCTCGGCGGTCTGAAGGTGAGGGCCCGCACCCGCAGCACGCGCGTCGGCCGCATCAAGGGGGTCAAGCGCCTGTGA
- the mreC gene encoding rod shape-determining protein MreC has protein sequence MRDTKESRLLLVLLIAIAFALITVDIRGGENSPVDGARQAAATVFGPIENGVSAAVNPVGNAISAIRDSGERHDRLTALEKENAALKAKLGSGDRNRSRLQQLDKMLKLAGEGQYGIKGAEVIAIGAAQGFSWTITIDVGANDGIKRDMTVLNGDGLVGRVTTVGPDSSTVLLANDPDFTVGTRMEGSDELGFASGQGDRPLRVQLLNGKAQVKKGDRLVTFGSEGDKPFVPGVPVGVVSRVDPSGGDLTRTVYVTPYVAFTKLDIVGVVVEAPKKDPRDEVLPPKPRPTPTPTVTVTVTPSAGASTGATADGPVAGGEPADAQPTDEQQQ, from the coding sequence GTGAGGGACACGAAAGAGAGCCGGCTGCTCCTGGTGCTGCTGATCGCCATCGCCTTCGCACTGATCACGGTGGACATCCGCGGCGGCGAGAACTCACCGGTGGACGGTGCCCGGCAGGCCGCCGCCACCGTCTTCGGCCCCATCGAGAACGGTGTGTCGGCCGCGGTGAACCCGGTCGGCAACGCGATCTCCGCGATCCGCGACTCCGGCGAGCGGCACGACCGGCTCACCGCGCTGGAGAAGGAGAACGCCGCCCTCAAGGCGAAGCTCGGCAGCGGTGACCGCAACCGCAGCCGTCTGCAGCAACTCGACAAGATGCTGAAACTGGCGGGCGAGGGCCAGTACGGCATCAAGGGCGCCGAGGTCATCGCCATAGGAGCGGCGCAGGGCTTCTCCTGGACCATCACCATCGACGTCGGCGCGAACGACGGCATCAAGCGCGACATGACCGTCCTCAACGGCGACGGCCTGGTCGGCCGTGTCACCACCGTCGGCCCGGACTCCTCCACCGTGCTCCTCGCCAACGACCCCGACTTCACCGTCGGCACCCGGATGGAGGGCAGCGACGAACTCGGCTTCGCCTCCGGGCAGGGTGACCGCCCGCTGCGCGTCCAGCTCCTCAACGGCAAGGCACAGGTGAAGAAGGGCGACCGTCTGGTCACCTTCGGCTCGGAGGGCGACAAGCCGTTCGTGCCGGGCGTCCCGGTCGGCGTCGTCTCCCGCGTCGACCCCTCCGGCGGCGACCTGACCCGCACCGTCTACGTCACGCCGTACGTCGCCTTCACCAAGCTCGACATCGTCGGCGTCGTCGTCGAGGCCCCGAAGAAGGACCCGCGCGACGAGGTCCTCCCGCCGAAGCCCAGGCCGACCCCGACACCGACGGTGACCGTGACGGTCACCCCCTCTGCCGGCGCCTCCACCGGAGCGACCGCCGACGGCCCGGTGGCCGGCGGTGAGCCCGCGGACGCGCAGCCCACCGACGAACAGCAGCAGTAG
- a CDS encoding rod shape-determining protein, whose translation MSFIGRDMAVDLGTANTLVYVRGRGIVLNEPSVVAINTNTGGILAVGAEAKKMIGRTPGNIVAVRPLKDGVIADFEITERMLRYFILKIHKRRYLARPRVVVCVPSGITGVERRAVIEASSQAGARQVHIIEEPMAAAIGSGLPVHEATGNMVVDIGGGTTEVAVISLGGIVTAQSIRVAGDELDNAIIQHIKKEYSLLLGERTAEQIKITIGSAYELDTDEHTEIRGRDLVSGLPKTVVISAAEVRKAIEEPVNAIVDAVKTTLDKCPPELSGDIMDRGIVLTGGGALLRGLDERLRRETGMPIHIAEDPLDSVALGSGKCVEEFEALQQVLDAQPRR comes from the coding sequence ATGTCGTTCATCGGCCGTGACATGGCTGTCGACCTCGGGACCGCCAACACGCTGGTGTACGTCAGGGGTCGCGGGATCGTACTCAACGAACCGTCCGTCGTCGCGATCAACACGAACACCGGTGGCATCCTCGCGGTCGGCGCCGAGGCGAAGAAGATGATCGGACGCACGCCCGGCAACATCGTCGCCGTGCGCCCGCTCAAGGACGGCGTCATCGCGGACTTCGAGATCACCGAGCGGATGCTCCGCTACTTCATCCTGAAGATCCACAAGCGGCGGTACCTGGCTCGTCCGCGAGTCGTCGTCTGCGTGCCCTCCGGCATCACCGGCGTCGAGCGCCGCGCCGTCATCGAGGCATCCTCCCAGGCCGGCGCCCGCCAGGTGCACATCATCGAGGAGCCGATGGCCGCGGCCATCGGCTCCGGCCTGCCGGTCCACGAGGCCACGGGCAACATGGTGGTGGACATCGGCGGCGGCACCACGGAGGTCGCGGTCATCTCGCTCGGCGGCATCGTCACCGCCCAGTCCATCCGCGTCGCGGGGGACGAGCTGGACAACGCGATCATCCAGCACATCAAGAAGGAGTACTCGCTCCTGCTGGGTGAGCGGACCGCCGAGCAGATCAAGATCACGATCGGTTCGGCGTACGAACTCGACACCGACGAGCACACCGAAATCCGCGGCCGGGACCTCGTCTCCGGGCTGCCGAAGACCGTCGTCATCTCGGCCGCCGAGGTGCGCAAGGCGATCGAGGAACCGGTCAACGCGATCGTCGACGCGGTCAAGACGACCCTCGACAAGTGCCCGCCGGAGCTGTCCGGCGACATCATGGACAGGGGAATCGTTCTGACCGGCGGCGGAGCGCTGCTGCGCGGTCTGGACGAGCGGCTGCGCCGGGAGACCGGCATGCCGATCCACATCGCCGAGGACCCGCTGGACAGCGTCGCGCTCGGCTCCGGCAAGTGCGTCGAGGAGTTCGAGGCGCTCCAGCAGGTCCTGGACGCCCAGCCGCGCAGATGA
- the ndk gene encoding nucleoside-diphosphate kinase, whose amino-acid sequence MTQRTLVLLKPDAVRRGLTGEIISRIERKAGWQITALELRTLDQDTLEQHYGEHKGKPFYEPLVEFMSSGPVVAMIVEGERVVEGVRALAGPTDPIAAAPGSIRGDYGVIVRENLIHASDSEESAEREVKIFFPGRV is encoded by the coding sequence GTGACTCAGCGCACCCTCGTCCTCCTCAAGCCCGACGCCGTTCGTCGTGGCCTGACCGGCGAGATCATCAGCCGTATCGAGCGCAAGGCCGGCTGGCAGATCACCGCGCTGGAGCTGCGCACCCTGGACCAGGACACCCTGGAGCAGCACTACGGCGAGCACAAGGGCAAGCCCTTCTACGAGCCGCTGGTGGAGTTCATGTCCTCCGGCCCGGTCGTGGCCATGATCGTCGAGGGTGAGCGGGTCGTCGAGGGCGTCCGCGCCCTGGCCGGTCCCACCGACCCGATCGCGGCGGCCCCCGGTTCCATCCGCGGTGACTACGGAGTGATCGTCCGGGAGAACCTGATCCACGCCTCCGACTCCGAGGAGTCCGCCGAGCGCGAGGTGAAGATCTTCTTCCCGGGCCGCGTCTGA
- a CDS encoding DUF4233 domain-containing protein — MRTLCSSTLIGEFFVIGFAALVAMKDPGLSMSTVWTVSGVAMLLCVLLCGMVTRPGGVVLGWALQVALIASGVVVPLMYFLGAVFAALWWASVHFGRKVDEAKARHAAQAAQAGSETADAA; from the coding sequence GTGCGTACGCTCTGTTCCTCGACCCTGATCGGCGAGTTCTTCGTCATCGGTTTCGCCGCGCTGGTCGCGATGAAGGACCCGGGTCTGTCCATGTCCACCGTGTGGACGGTCAGCGGCGTCGCGATGCTGCTGTGCGTGCTGCTGTGCGGCATGGTGACCCGGCCCGGCGGTGTGGTCCTCGGCTGGGCGCTGCAGGTGGCGCTGATCGCCTCCGGTGTCGTCGTGCCGTTGATGTACTTCCTGGGCGCGGTGTTCGCGGCGCTGTGGTGGGCGTCGGTGCACTTCGGCCGGAAGGTCGACGAGGCGAAGGCCAGACACGCGGCCCAGGCGGCTCAGGCCGGCTCCGAAACGGCTGACGCTGCGTAA